Within the Bradyrhizobium ottawaense genome, the region AGCGGCTGGCTCGCGCAGGTGTTCTCGGTCCGTCGCTACCTCCTGACCAACGCCGTCCTGTTTCTCATCCTCTCGGTGGCCTGCGCTTTTGCGCAGGACCTGCCGCAGATGATCGTGCTGCGCGCGATCCAGGGTTTTACCGGCGGCGTGCTGATCCCGATGGCGTTCACCCTCATCATTACGTTGCTGCCGAAGACAAAGCAGCCGGTCGGGCTGGCGCTGTTTGCGGTGTCCGCGACCTTCGCGCCCGCCATCGGCCCAACCATCGGCGGCTACCTGACCGAAAACTGGGGCTGGCAGTACATCTTCTACGTCAATCTGGTGCCGGGCGCCGTGATGATCGCAATGCTGTGGTTCTCGCTCGAAGCCAAGCCGATGAAGTTGTCGCTGCTGCGCGAAGGCGACTGGGGCGGCATCGCGACCATGGCCATCGGTCTCTCCGCATTGCAGACCGTGCTCGAGGAAGGCAACAAGGACGACTGGTTCGGCTCTTCCTTCATCGTCAACCTGTCGGTGATTGCAGCGATTTCGCTGACCGCCTTCCTGTGGATCGAACTGACCACCGCAAAGCCGTTGCTCAACCTGCGCCTGCTGGCCCGCCGCAATTTCGGCTTCGGCGTGCTCTCCAATTTTCTGATGGGCGTCGCCCTTTACGGCTCGGTGTTTATCTTGCCGGTCTACCTGTCCCGCATTCAGGGCTATAATTCCGAACAGATCGGCATGGTGCTGGCCTGGACCGGTCTGCCGCAACTCCTGCTGATCCCCCTGGTGCCGCGGCTGATGAAACGCTTCGACCCGCGGCTGGTCATTGGCGTCGGCTTCGCCCTGTTCGCCGCTTCCAACTTCATGAACATCTACATGACCAACGATTACGCCACCGATCAGTTGTTCTGGCCCAACGTGGTGCGTGCCGTCGGACAGGCATTGGCCTTCGCGCCGCTCTCGGCCGTCGCCACATCAGGCATCGAAGCGCAGAATGCAGGCTCGGCCTCCGCCCTGTTCAACATGATGCGCAACCTCGGCGGCGCCGTCGGCATCGCCGCGCTGCAGACCTTCCTGACCAAGCGCGAGCAGTATCACTCCAACGTGCTGATGCAGTCGGTGTCGATACTGGAGCAGGCAACCCGTACCCGGATCGAGCAACTGACGCAGTATTTCATCACTCACGGCGTCGCCGATCATGCGGAAGCGACGCATCGTGCGGTGATCGCCATCGGCAGGATCGTGCAGAAGCAGGCCTTCATCCTGGCCTTCAGCGATACCTTCTATCTGCTCGGCGCCGCGCTAATCGTTGCACTCATGGCAGCGTTGCTGCTGAAGAAGCCCAACCATCTTGCAGATGGCGGCGCGCACTGACTTTTTAGACGCGTTTTCTCGAAAACGCTTTTGGAATATACCTTCAACCCCGAGAAAGGAGAACGACCATGAAACCCCGGATGAACTACTACCAGGCTGCCCCCGACACCATCAAGGCGCTCAGCGCACTGGAAGCCCAGATCCAGGGCTCCGGCCTCGAAAAATCGCTGATCGAACTGGTCAAGACCCGCGCGTCGCAGATCAATGGCTGCGCCTTTTGCATCAACATGCACACCCAGGACGCCCGCAAGCAGGGCGAAACCGAGCAGCGGTTGTATCTGCTGAACGCCTGGCGCGAGTCGCCGCTCTACACCGACCGCGAACGCGCCGCATTGGCGTGGACCGAAGCGTTGACGCTGATCGCCGAGACTCACGCGCCCGACGATCTCTACAACGATGTCCGCGCCCATTTCAACGAAGCGGAGACGGTCAATCTGACCATGCTGATCGGGGCGATCAATGCGTGGAACCGGCTCGCGATCGCGTTCCGCGCGGTGCACCCGGTGAAGGTGGCGGCTGCGGTGGCGTGAGCGCGTAACTGTCGTGCCCCGCGAAGGCGGGGCATCCAGCACGCCGGGGCTTCTTGGTCAATTACGAACGTCTCTGGAATACTGGATCGCCCGCTCCAGTGCGCAATCGCGCACAAGGCGGGCGATGACGTACCGAGACTACACCGCCGTCTTCTTGGCGAACTCGACATAGATCTCGCGCAGCCGGTCGGTCATCGGGCCGGGCTTGCCGTTGCCGACCTTCTTGCCGTCGATCGTCACCACCGCCTGCACGAACACGGTGGCGCTGGTGACGAAGGCTTCCTTGGCGGCCAGCGCCTCTTCGATCGTGAACGCGCGTTCCTCGACGCGAAGCTGGCGCTCCTCGGCCAGCGCGACCACCGCCTTGCGGGTGCAGCCCGGCAGAATCTCGCTGCCGTTCTGGCGCGTCACGATCACGTCGTCCTGGGTCAGGATGAAGCAGGACGACGAACCGCCCTCGGTCACCTTGCCGTCCTCGATCATCCAGGCTTCGCCGGCGCCGGCGACCGCGGCGGCCTGCTTGGCCAGCACCTGCGCGAGCAGCGCCACGCTCTTGATGTCGCGGCGCGTCCAGCGCAGATCGGGCACGGTGATCACGCCGATGCCGGTCTTGGCCGACGGCGCGTTGATGATGTCCTTGACCGAGGTGAACATGACCAGCGTGGGCTTGACGCCCTTGGGAAACGCAAAATCGCGACCGGTGTCGGCGCCGCGCGTCACTTCCAGATAGACCATGCCGTTGACGAGATTGTTGCGGGTCACCAGCTCCCGCTGGATTTCCTGGATGCGCTCGATGCTTTCGGGCAAGGCCAGCTCGATCTCGCCGACCGAACGCTCCAGCCGCGCCAGATGCGAGGCGTTGTCGATCAGCTTTCCGTCCAGCACCGCGGCGACTTCGTAGATGCCGTCGGCAAACAGGAAGCCGCGGTCCAAAATCGAGACCTTGGCCTCTGACATGGGCACGAACGAGCCGTTGACGTAAGCGATCTGTTCCAAAGCGGATTCTCCCGGGGAGGCACGACGAAGACGGTCCTTCCTATACGCAAATTGTTAATGCCGATAAACCCTCCCGACGTCATTCCGGGGCGGCACGCGATTGCACCGAGCACCTCGGAACAATGAAGCCTAATGCGACAGAATCTTCGACAGGAATTTCTGCGCTCGGTCGCTCCGCGGACTGCCGAAAAAGTCCGTTTTCAGCGCGTCCTCGACGATTTCGCCCTGATCCATGAAGATCACCCGGTGCGCGACCTTGCTGGCAAAGCCCATTTCATGGGTCACGACCATCATGGTCATGCCCTCGCGGGCGAGATCGACCATGACGTCGAGCACCTCCGAGATCATTTCGGGGTCGAGCGCCGAGGTCGGTTCGTCGAACAGCATCGCGATCGGGTCCATGGCGAGCGCCCGCGCAATTGCCACACGCTGCTGCTGGCCGCCGGACAGTTCGGCCGGATATTTGTTCGCTTGCGCCTTCAAGCCGACGCGATCGAGCAGCTTTTCGGCCTTGGCGATCGCCTCGGCGTGCGACCGGCCCAGCACCTTCTCCTGCGCGAGACAGAGGTTCTCGATGATCCGCAAGTGCGGAAACAGCTCGAAATGCTGGAACACCATGCCGACTCGCGCCCGGAGTTTCGGCAGGTCGGTTTTGGGATCATTGACCTTGATGCCGTCGAGGATGATCTCGCCTTCCTGAAACGGCTCCAGCGCGTTGACGCATTTGATCAGCGTCGATTTTCCCGAGCCCGAGGGGCCGCACACCACCACCACCTCGCCCCTGGCGACGCTGGTGGTGCAATCCTTCAGCGCCTGGAAGGCCGGACCGTACCATTTATTGACGTGGCTGATTTCGATCATGCTGAGCCTTTACCGGACAATGGCAATGCGTGCCTGCAGGCGCCGAACGCCAAAGGACGCGAGACTGGAAATCGCGAAATAGACCGCGGCTGCGAACAGGTACATCTCGACCAGCCGGCCGTCGCGTTGCGCCACCTTGCTGGCGGCGCCGAGAAAATCAGGGATCGACAGCACGTAGACCAGCGAGGTGTCCTGGAACAGCACGATGGTCTGCGTCAGCAGCACCGGCAGCATGTTGCGGAACGCCTGCGGCAGCACGACATAGCGCATGGTCTGGCTGTAGGTCAGGCCGAGCGCGTTGGCGGCCGCCGGCTGCCCCTTGGAGATCGACTGAATGCCGGCGCGCATGATTTCGGAAAAATACGCCGCCTCGAACAGGACGAAGGTGATCAGCGAGGATGCGAACGCGCCGACGCGTATCGGCCGCGACGATCCCGTCAGCCATTGCCCGATATACGGCACCAGGAAATAGAACCAGAAGATGACCAGCACCAGCGGCAACGAGCGCATCAGGTCGACATAGAGGCCCGCGATGCGACCCAGCAACTTGAAGCCGGACAATCGCATCAGCGCGATCAACGTGCCGAACACCAGTCCGCCGACCGCGGAAAGCGCGGTGAGCGTCAGCGTAAACGTCATACCGTCGAAAAACAGGTAGCCCAGCGACCGGCGGATGACGTCGAAATCAAAGGTGCTGAACATCAGATGACCTTCACTTCCCGGAGATGTAGCCGGGGATGGCAACCCGGCGCTCGAGAAAGCGCATGGCGGTCACGACGACGATGTTGATGAGAAGATACAGCACCGTCGCGGCGGTGAAAGCTTCGAACACCTGGAACGAAAATTCCTGCATCGCACGGGCTTCGCCGGTCAGCTCGATCAGTCCGATGGTAATGGCAACCGACGTGTTCTTGATGGTGCTGAGAAATTCGGACGTCAGCGGCGGCAGGATGACACGGAAGGCGATCGGCAGCAGCACGTAGCGGTAGGCCTGCGTCGTCGTCAGCCCCAGCGCGGTCGCGGCCATCTTCTGCCCACGCGGCAACGAACCGATGCCGGCGCGGAGCTGTTCGGCCACACGTACCGACATGAACAGACCGACGCCGATTGCCGCCGTCCAGAACGGTGCGTTGGGCATTTGCTTCAACCACAATCCCGCCGTGCGCGGCAGCAGTTCCGGCAACACGAAAAACCACAGGAACAATTGTACCAATAGAGGAATGTTGCGGAAGAACTCGACGTAGCAGAAGCCGATCGCCGACGCCGTCTTCGACGGCAGCGTGCGCATCACGCCGACGATCGTTCCGATCACCAGCGCAATGATCCAGGCCAGCAGCGCGGTCTTGATCGTCAACACCAGCCCGGACAGCAGCATGTCGAGATAGTTGCCGGTGCCGTTCGGCGACGGCTCCCAGAAAATGTGCCAGTTCCAGTGATAGTTCACTTTCGTCCCCGCGAAGCGCTGCCGATGTCACGCGCCAACGCCTGCGAGATTAGCGCTTATGCGAACAACGTCCATGCAAATTTCCGGCCATTCCTCGGTGGAATGGCCGGACCTGATGAGTGATCCTCATCCTGAGGAGCGCGCCCATGCGCGCGTCTCGAAGGATGAAGGCCCGGCTGTGGCCTCATGGTTCGAGACGCCGCTTCGCGGCTCCTCACCATGAGGGTCTGATGTTTACTTATACGAATCCGGATCCGGCGAGTCCGAGGGCTTGGCGAATTCGTTCTTCAGCTCCGCACCGATCGGCGTATTGAGATTCAAGCCCTTTGGCGGGATTTTCTGCGTGAACCACTTGTCGTAGATCTTCTGGCCCTCGCCGCCGGTGTAGAGCGCAGCCGTGGCGTCGTCGACCACCTTCTTGAAGGCCGGGTCGTCCTTGCGCAGCATGATGCCGTACGGTTCCGGCTTCGAAAATGCATCGCTCGAAATCACGTAGGCATCGGGATCCTTCGATCCGGCAACGAAACTCGCGAGCAGGATATCGTCCAGCACGGCAGCCACCGCACGATCGGTCTCGACCAGCAGGAACGACTCGGCATGTTCCTTGGCGGGGATGATGTTGATGCCGAGGTTGCGCGCCGCATTGGCTTCGGTGAGCTGCTTGATGTTGGTGGTGCCGGAGGTGGAAGCCACCGGCTTGCCCTTGAGATCATCGATCGAGTTGAGCTTGCTCGACTTCTTGGAAACGAACCGGGTCGCGGTCAGAAAATGCGTGTTGGTGAACGCCACCTGCTTGAGCCGGTCGGTGTTGTTGGTGGTCGATCCGCATTCCAGATCGATGGTGCCGTTGGCCATCAGCGGAATCCTCGCCGAGGACGACACCGGGTTGAGCTTGACCTCGAGCTTGTCGAGCTTCAGCTCCTTCTTCACGGCATCGACGATCGCAAGGCAGATGTCCATGGCATAGCCGACCGGCTTCTGGCTGTCGTCGAGGTAGGAGAACGGGATCGACGACTCGCGATAGCCGAGCGTGATGGCGCCGGTCTCCTTGATGTTCTTGAGTGTCCCGGTCAGCTCCTCACTGCCCGCCTGTCCGGCGTAGCAGGCGATTGCAAGCGTGTACGCGACCGTACGCCATTGCCTCATTCGAATTCTCCTCATTGGACGATTCCGGACCGTTCGGCGACCGAACCGACTGTAAACGTCTACGCCCATGCAATGACCGGGCCATTGCACCCCAGCCAGACCTCATCCCCGCGTAACGGCTGCGCCGTTATCGCTGGAGGAGCGGCGTCTTCGCCGCGTCTCGAAGGATGAAGCCGCTAGCCGGGCCACATGGTTCGAGACGCCGCTTCGCGGCTCCTCACCATGAGGATGTGCACTTATTTATACGAATCCGGATCCGGCGAGTCCGAGGGCTTGGCGAATTCGTTCTTCAGCTCGCTGCCGATCGGCACGTTGAGGTTCAGCCCCTTCGGCGGAATCTTCTGCGTGAACCACTTGTCGTAAATCTTCTGGCCCTCGCCGCCGGTATAGAGTGCGGCGGTCGCGGCATCGACCACCTTCTTGAAGGCCGGATCGTCCTTGCGCAGCATGATGCCATAGGGCTCGGGCTTGGAGAACGCATCCTTGGAGATGACGTAATCGTCCGGGGCTTTCGATCCGGCGGCGAGGCTTGCCAGCAGGATATCGTCCATTACGAAGGCCACCGCGCGATCGGTTTCGACCATCAGGAAGGCCTCGGCATGATCCTTGGCCGGAATGATGTTGATGCTGAGATTGCGCGCGGCGTTGGCTTCGGTGAGCTGCTTGATGTTGGTGGTGCCGGCGGTCGAGACCACCGTCTTACCCTTGAGATCGTCAATCGAATTGATCTTGCTCGCCTTCTTGGTGACGTAGCGGCTCGCGGTCAGGAAGTGGGTGTTGGTGTAGGCGATCTGCTTCTGCCGCTCGGTATTGTTGGTGGTCGAACCGCATTCGAGATCAATCGTGCCGTTGGCGAGCAGCGGAATGCGGGTCGACGACGTCACCGGATTGAGCTTGACTTCGAGCTTGTCGAGCTTGAGTTCCTTCTTCACGGCATCGACGATCTTGTAGCAGATGTCCATGGCATAGCCGATCGGCTTCTGGCTGTCGTCCAGATAGGAGAACGGGATCGAGGAGTCGCGAAAGCCGAGCGTAATGGCGCCGGTTTCCTTGATGTTCTTCAGCGTCCCCGTCAGGTCCTCGGCTCGCGCCTGGCCTGCGCAAAGCGCGGCGGTGAACGACAAGCCGATGATAGTCGAGCGTTTCATACCTGTACTCCTCGTCTGGGTTACGTCGATTGCTTGAGAATCTCGCCGAGCACCGGCGAGATGTAGCGGCGAAACTGATCGGGATTTTCGCTCATCGGAAAATGGCCGAGCTGCTCCATGATGGTGACACTGGCGCCAGGGATCGCGGCGGCGGTCCGTTTGGTATCTTCCGGCGTGCAGGAGAAATCATACTCGCCGGTGAGCAGAAACAGCGGACATACTTTAGTATCGATCTGCGCCACCCGGCCGCGCAGGTCGCCGTCGACCCGGTAGAAATAGAGATCGCCCTTGAAGACGCCCGGACCGCCCTGTTTATAGCCCCACAGCGTCTCCATCCGCGAACTGGCCGGGCTTTGCGGCGCGATCAGGCCGGATACCAGCGCGGCGCAGACTTCGCCGCCATGGACATCGGGGCGGTTGAGCCATGTGGTGTCGTACCACGGCGCCTGGAAATCGGCTGCCTCGAGCCCGATCAGCGCGCGGAATTCCGCGGCATGGTCGATCGCGAGGTTGAGGACGATGCGGCCGCCGATCGAGCATCCCATCACGACCGGCCTGTCGAGTTTCAGCGCCCGGCAGAAGGCGCGGATGGTCTGCGTGTAGCGCGCCGTCGTGAGCTGATATTCCGAACCGTCCCAGCTATCAGGCGGGTTGGATTTGCCGTGCCAGGGCATGTCGAAGGCGATGATGCGGAAATTCTTCGCGAATGCTTCATCGGCGAGCAGATGCCGCCATTGCCTGTTGTCGGCGCCCGCGGTGTGCAGGCACACCAGCGGGATCCCCGTGCCGCTTTCCTCGAAATAGATGCGGTGCATCTCGCCATCGATATCGACATGGACGTAACGGCCCACCATCGCCTCGATATCGCCGTTCATGATGCCACCATGACGAAGTTCTGCCGCGGCAGCGCCAGCACGTCCTTGAAATATTGCAGGTTGGCGATGAAGGGATGCAGGTCGCCTTCCAGCACCGCATCCCCGCGCTTGGTCAGCGCCAAGAGATCGTGGAAGCCCGGCCGCGGCGCGGCCTGCCAATGTTCGGCCCAGGCCGTGGGCGAGGCGCGATAGGAAAATCGCCACGACCGCATCAAGACCGGCGCCGGGGTCAGGTCGACGATCCGTCCCTGACGGATCGAGGCGTGAAAGGGATGGCCGGTCGGTCCGAGCAGGCATTCGCAATCGAGAAAGCGGCCGCGTGCGATCAGCGCCGGCGTCTGGTCGAGAAGGGCCGGAATTCCGGCGAACGCCTGAATGACAGCGGCGTCGGTGGCGTTCGTAGTTGAAATCATGCGCTCCAGAGCGTGTCCCGCGGCGCCGGCATTGGCGAGCACAGGATGGCCCGAAGCTCGGGCCGTCGCAAGGTACCGCGACCTTTAGTCTGCCTTGATTATTGCTTGCCGCCGCTGCCCCTAGCCCGCCTTGATGACCTTCAACGTACTCGGCCGGGCCGGCTGCGCCATCGCCCGCATCAGGATCTGCACTTCCTTTTTCAGCATCTCGGCCAGCTCGGCCTCGCGCCGCCGGATACGGTCGCTGGAGGCGCCGATGCTCAAGGCCGCGACCACCAGCCCGGTGTCGTCGCGAACCGGCACGCCGACCCCGCCCATGCCGGGATAGGCGGCGTCGAGCAGCAGGGTGTGGCCGTGCTTGCGTGCCGCCGTAATGCGTTCGCGCAGATATTTCGGCGTGATGCGCGGCGACTTCGCCAGCCGCGGTATCAACACCTCGATGATCGCCTCGATCTCGGCATCCGGCAACCACACCATCAGTGCGAGGCTGCCGGCACCGACGCCAAGCGGCCGGCGGCTGCCGATCTGCAGGTAATTCGGCTGCAGCGGATGGCTGCCGACCGAGCGCGCCAGATACAGCGCCTCGACGCCGCTGCGCACCGACAACAGTGCGGTATCGGCGGATCGCTCCGACAGCCGCAGCAGGCTCGGCTGCGCCAGTTCGGCGATATCGACGGTGCGGCGCGCGCTGATCGCCATCACGCGCGCTTCCTGGCCGAGTTCATAGGTTTTCGCGCCGGCGACGCGGCTGACAAAGCCCTCGTCGATCAAGGAACCCAGAATGCGCAGCGTCGTCGCCTTGTTCAGCGAAGTCGCATCCGCAATCTCGGTCAGCCGCAGCGGCGAATTCTGCGCCAGCACGCGCAGGATCGCGCAGACCTTCTGGATGGCGTTGAACTTGTCGGCCTGCCCGACCACGGACAGCACCGGCTTTTTCTTGTGCGTCCCCGCCATCGTCTGGTCTCCGCTTTCCCCCGATCCTAGAGCGAGCGAAGCGCTTGCGACAGGCATTTATTTCGTCTGACAGACCGTTCTTTGTAGGATATCGGCCCGAATTTCGAGGCCATTCTCCAGCGTGGAAATATTATTCCGCAAGGCGAACCCGTCATCCGCCGACGTCCGCCGGATCGTGACCAGCGCGCAGAGGCTCACGATGCCGCACAGGGTGATGTAATAGCCGGGCGCGAGATTGCCGAAAAAGGCAAAGGTCCCCATCCAGGCCATGGTCACCGGCGACATGCCGCCGAATACCGTGACGCCGATATTGTAGCTCAGGCCGAGCCCGGTGCCGCGCGTCGCCGGCGGGAACAGTTCGGACATCAGCGCCGCGAGCGGTCCGAAGTAGAGCGCCTTCATGGTACCGAGGCAAAGCACGACCAGGATAATCACCATCGGCGTCGGCGTTTGCGTCAAGATCAGGAAGGCCGGAAAGGCCGATACCAGCAACAGCAGACAGAATGCGATCATGTGGGTGGTGCGCCCGATCCGGTCCGAGATCATTCCGGCGATCGGCGGCAGCACGGTGACCGCGATGCCGGCGGCCAGCGCCGCCTGGAAGCCCACCGACGGCGGCAGCTTGAGCGTTTTGACCACGTAGGTCGGCATGTAGACGATGAGGTAGTTGACCGAGGTCGTCACCGCGATAGCGCCGATGCCCAGCAATACCCGAAGCTTCTGCTCGGCGAACACCCGGGTCACGACGGATTCGCCTTTGGCGGCGGGAGGCGCGGTCGCATCGTCGATATTGTTGCGGATATAGATGCCGATCGGCCCGATCAGGACGCCGAACAGGAACGGAATCCGCCAGCCCCAGGATTCCAGATCGGCGGGGGTCATCGTCAAGGTGAGCCAGACGCCAAATCCCGACGCCAGCAATCCGCTCAGTCCCTGACTGGCGAATTGCCAGCTTGCCACGAAGCCACGCCGGTGCGGCATATGCTCGACCAGAAACGCGGTCGAGCTGCCGAACTCGCCCCCGGCGGAAAAGCCCTGCACCAGACGCGCGAGAATGACCGCGATCGGGGCGAGAATACCGATGGTCGCGTAACCCGGCATCACGCCGACCGCCAGCGTACCGAACGTCATCATGACGATGGAAACCATCAACGACGCCTTGCGGCCGAAGCGATCGGCATAGACGCCGAGCACAACGCCGCCGATCGGCCGCGCCAGATACGACAGGCCGAACGTGCCCAGCGTCAGCAGCAGCGATGCCGTCTGGTCCTCATTCGGAAAGAACGCTTTCGACACATAGATGGCGAAATAGCCATAGACGGCGATGTCGTACCATTCCAGCGCGTTACCGATCGAGGTCGCGACGATCAGCTTAGTAACGTCCTTTTGTTTCGGCACGCACGATACGTCTCGCACTTCGGTTCCCGACAACGCCATCTACGATATCCTTTTCCAAACCCGATTCCGTGTCGTCGCGCCGCATCCCGTCAGGACTTGCGCGGCGTTTCGCCGAGATCCCAGAACAGCCCCGCCATGATCGCCAGCGCTTCCTCGGTCAGCGGCAGCAGGATGTGCTCGTCCGGCGCGTGCTGCGAGCAACCGGGGTAGGAATGCGGCACCCAGATCGTCGGCAGCCCGAGCCCTTCGGCGAATACGCCATTGGGCAGCGAACCGCCAATATTCGGCAGGATCGCCGGCGACTTTCCGGTGGTCTTGCGGATCGAATTCGCCGCCCAGTTCACCCAGGGACTATCGACATCGGTTCGCGACGCGCCAAACCGCTGCTGGCCGGTGACGTCGATCATCGCAAAGCCATTGGCGTGCAGATAGTCCCTGACGGCATCGACGACCTTTTCGTATTCGGTGCCGACCACGAAGCGAAGCTGCAGCACCGCGCGCGCCCGCCCCGGGATCGCATTCGCCGGCTCCTCGATATTGCCCGACGACATCGCCAGCACTTCCAGCGTGTTCCAGGCATAGACGCGTTCGGCGGCCGACAGGTCGTCTTCGCCCCAATTTTCGGACAGCTGCGGCTCATCCGCCGTCGGCTTCACCTCCACTTCGGCCAGCACGGAGCGAATCTGGTTGGTGATGCGCGGCGGCCTCATGATCTCCAGCTTCATCCGCCCCCGGTGATCGACCAGTGCGGCAATGGCATTGGCGAGGATGGTGGCGGGGTTGGCGAGCAGCCCGCCCCAATTGCCGGAGTGATTGCCGCCTTCGCGCAGGTTGACATCGAGCGCAATGCGGACACCGCCACGGCAGCCGAGAAAGACGGTGGGACGGTCCGCCGACAGCCGGGGACCGTCGGAAGCCAGCAACAGGTCGGCCTTCAATTCCTCGTGCAAGGAGGCGCAGACCTGCGCCAGATCCGGCGAGCCGATTTCCTCAGAGGTCTCGATGATGAACTTGGCGTTGAAGCCGAGCTTGCCGCCCCTCGCCTCGTGCACCGCACGCAACGCCGCCATATTGATGCTGTGCTGACCCTTGTTGTCGGCGGTGCCGCGGCCGTAGACCCGCTCGCCTTTGGTCGTGGTCCGCCACGGATCGAGATTGTCCCGCCATTCGCCGGCCATGCCGCCGACGACATCGCCGTGGCCATAGGACAGCACGGTCAGCAGCGACGGGTCCTCGCGATAGTCGGCCAGCAGATAGGGCCCCTTGCCGATGGGCGATTCCACGATCCGCGTCGTAAATCCCATTTCTTCGAAGGCCGGCGTCAGACCCTCCACCAGATAGGCGCGCATCGGATCGCCCGGCAGCGGTTCCTGGCTCTGCGTCCTGAATCCGACCCTGCGGTTCAGCTCAGTGATAAACGCGCCGGAATGAAGATGCTCGCGCGCTTTCGCAATCGCGTCGGCTCTGGTCGCCATGGTCTTTTCCTTGGTACTCATGATTGTAGGGTCGCCAACCTATCGGGATAAATCGCCCGCTGGAAGTGGCGAGCGGGCTACCGAATGGGCCTTGCCAAAGCCGGCCGGAATGCAACAACTTGGACCTCATAGCCCGGCATCCGACCGGGCGACTATCAGGGAGGCCGTTCATGAAAACGATCCTGCGTGCGTCCGCGATGTGTCTGTTGTTTGCCGGTTCCGCCATGGCACTCACCGGTGAACGGATGGCGGAAATGCCGCTCGACAAGATGACGCCCGCCCAGCGCGCCGTGGCCGATGCCATCATGTCCGGCCCGCGCAAGGGGATCGGCGGCCCGTTCAATGCCTGGCTGCGCAGCCCGGTGCTGGCAGACCGGCTGCAGAAGGTCGGCGAATATATCCGTTTCGACACCTCGCTCGACAAGCGCGTCAACGAGATGGCGATCATCATGACCGCGCAGCACTGGGGCTCGCAATATGAGTGGTTTGCCCACGCCCCGCTGGCGATCAAGGCCGGCCTCGACCCGGCCATCGTTGCCGCGATCGGCGCCGGGAACAAGCCCGACAACATGAAGGAAGATGAAGCCATCGTCTGGGAGTTCACCACCCAGCTTCGCAGGGATCACGCTGTAGATGACGCGATCTATGGCCGGGCGCTCGAAAAATTCGGCGAACAGGGCATCATGGACCTGGTCGCGGTCAACGGCTACTACGACGTGGTCTCGATGACGCTCAACGTCGCCCGCGTCGCGCCGCCGGCTGGCGAGCAATTGCCGTTCAAGCAGGCCGGGCGGTAGACTGCTATCCACACCATGGTCGCGTGGCGCCGCCGCGCGGCCGTCCTTTAGAAGTTGCCTTAGAAGTTTCCTTGCATGAAGAAACAGATCCGGCTCAACGCCTTCGCCATGAACTGCGTGGCGCACCAGTCGCCGGGGTTGTGGACCCATCCGCGCGACCGCACCCTCGACTATAACCGCCTGTCGTACTGGATCGACCTCGCCAAGACGCTGGAACGCGGCCGGTTTGACGGGCTGTTCCTTGCCGACGT harbors:
- a CDS encoding D-amino-acid transaminase; the protein is MEQIAYVNGSFVPMSEAKVSILDRGFLFADGIYEVAAVLDGKLIDNASHLARLERSVGEIELALPESIERIQEIQRELVTRNNLVNGMVYLEVTRGADTGRDFAFPKGVKPTLVMFTSVKDIINAPSAKTGIGVITVPDLRWTRRDIKSVALLAQVLAKQAAAVAGAGEAWMIEDGKVTEGGSSSCFILTQDDVIVTRQNGSEILPGCTRKAVVALAEERQLRVEERAFTIEEALAAKEAFVTSATVFVQAVVTIDGKKVGNGKPGPMTDRLREIYVEFAKKTAV
- a CDS encoding amino acid ABC transporter ATP-binding protein; the protein is MIEISHVNKWYGPAFQALKDCTTSVARGEVVVVCGPSGSGKSTLIKCVNALEPFQEGEIILDGIKVNDPKTDLPKLRARVGMVFQHFELFPHLRIIENLCLAQEKVLGRSHAEAIAKAEKLLDRVGLKAQANKYPAELSGGQQQRVAIARALAMDPIAMLFDEPTSALDPEMISEVLDVMVDLAREGMTMMVVTHEMGFASKVAHRVIFMDQGEIVEDALKTDFFGSPRSDRAQKFLSKILSH
- a CDS encoding amino acid ABC transporter permease translates to MNYHWNWHIFWEPSPNGTGNYLDMLLSGLVLTIKTALLAWIIALVIGTIVGVMRTLPSKTASAIGFCYVEFFRNIPLLVQLFLWFFVLPELLPRTAGLWLKQMPNAPFWTAAIGVGLFMSVRVAEQLRAGIGSLPRGQKMAATALGLTTTQAYRYVLLPIAFRVILPPLTSEFLSTIKNTSVAITIGLIELTGEARAMQEFSFQVFEAFTAATVLYLLINIVVVTAMRFLERRVAIPGYISGK
- a CDS encoding amino acid ABC transporter permease, which translates into the protein MFSTFDFDVIRRSLGYLFFDGMTFTLTLTALSAVGGLVFGTLIALMRLSGFKLLGRIAGLYVDLMRSLPLVLVIFWFYFLVPYIGQWLTGSSRPIRVGAFASSLITFVLFEAAYFSEIMRAGIQSISKGQPAAANALGLTYSQTMRYVVLPQAFRNMLPVLLTQTIVLFQDTSLVYVLSIPDFLGAASKVAQRDGRLVEMYLFAAAVYFAISSLASFGVRRLQARIAIVR
- a CDS encoding carboxymuconolactone decarboxylase family protein — its product is MKPRMNYYQAAPDTIKALSALEAQIQGSGLEKSLIELVKTRASQINGCAFCINMHTQDARKQGETEQRLYLLNAWRESPLYTDRERAALAWTEALTLIAETHAPDDLYNDVRAHFNEAETVNLTMLIGAINAWNRLAIAFRAVHPVKVAAAVA
- a CDS encoding MDR family MFS transporter encodes the protein MNTASAANLGGHPAQAAAAPAISAKTWIAVIGATLGAFMAVLNIQIVNASLADIQGAIGAGIDDGGWISTSYLIAEIVVIPLSGWLAQVFSVRRYLLTNAVLFLILSVACAFAQDLPQMIVLRAIQGFTGGVLIPMAFTLIITLLPKTKQPVGLALFAVSATFAPAIGPTIGGYLTENWGWQYIFYVNLVPGAVMIAMLWFSLEAKPMKLSLLREGDWGGIATMAIGLSALQTVLEEGNKDDWFGSSFIVNLSVIAAISLTAFLWIELTTAKPLLNLRLLARRNFGFGVLSNFLMGVALYGSVFILPVYLSRIQGYNSEQIGMVLAWTGLPQLLLIPLVPRLMKRFDPRLVIGVGFALFAASNFMNIYMTNDYATDQLFWPNVVRAVGQALAFAPLSAVATSGIEAQNAGSASALFNMMRNLGGAVGIAALQTFLTKREQYHSNVLMQSVSILEQATRTRIEQLTQYFITHGVADHAEATHRAVIAIGRIVQKQAFILAFSDTFYLLGAALIVALMAALLLKKPNHLADGGAH
- a CDS encoding amino acid ABC transporter substrate-binding protein — protein: MRQWRTVAYTLAIACYAGQAGSEELTGTLKNIKETGAITLGYRESSIPFSYLDDSQKPVGYAMDICLAIVDAVKKELKLDKLEVKLNPVSSSARIPLMANGTIDLECGSTTNNTDRLKQVAFTNTHFLTATRFVSKKSSKLNSIDDLKGKPVASTSGTTNIKQLTEANAARNLGINIIPAKEHAESFLLVETDRAVAAVLDDILLASFVAGSKDPDAYVISSDAFSKPEPYGIMLRKDDPAFKKVVDDATAALYTGGEGQKIYDKWFTQKIPPKGLNLNTPIGAELKNEFAKPSDSPDPDSYK